The sequence ATGCCGAAATCGGCGACCAGCGCCGAGCCGTCGTGCAGCAGGATGTTCTCCGGCTTGATGTCCCGGTGCACGACGCCGTGCCGGTGCGCGTAGTCGAGCGCGCCGGCCACTTCGGTCGCGATGCGGACCGCATCTTCCACCGGAAGCTGTTTCTCGCGCGCCAGGCGGTCCCGCAGGCTCTCGCCCTCGACGAAGGGCATGACGTAGTAGACGATCCCCTCGGCTTCACCCGAGTCGTGCAGCGGCAGGATGTGCGGGTGCTGGAGGTTGGCGGTGAGCCGGATCTCCTTCAGGAAGCGCTCGCCGCCGAGGATCGCGGCCAGCTCGGGGCGCAGCACCTTGAGCGCGACGTGGCGGTCGTGCCGCAGGTCCCTGGCGAGATAGACAGTGGCCATGCCGCCCGCGCCGAGCTCGCGCTCCACGGCGTAGCGGTCGGCCAGGGCGGACGTCAGGCGTGCGATCGCGTCGGTCAGGTCCCGCCCCTGAAGAGGAGAGGATGAACGATGCAGCGATGGGGACCCCGGGGGAAGGGACCTGGCGTGCGAGGGACTTGACCGCGAC is a genomic window of Gemmatimonadales bacterium containing:
- a CDS encoding serine/threonine-protein kinase; this translates as MERELGAGGMATVYLARDLRHDRHVALKVLRPELAAILGGERFLKEIRLTANLQHPHILPLHDSGEAEGIVYYVMPFVEGESLRDRLAREKQLPVEDAVRIATEVAGALDYAHRHGVVHRDIKPENILLHDGSALVADFG